From the genome of Mycoplasma putrefaciens KS1, one region includes:
- a CDS encoding MIP/aquaporin family protein, whose amino-acid sequence MSAQSIILTELFGTMLLVILGNGIVANVVLKGTKGQNAGWISITAGWGFAVFVAAMISSALGGVAHLNPAVTIMSAIASKSSNWGLNSSASKLNGAGLFFIVLAVQFVGAILGQIIVDLLYLNHIKLTRQDNDFQNKILAIHSTGPTQRSIFLNLLMEFVGTVVLLLAIIGVGKIPGFTAIGPLAVGLAVFSIGLSLGGTTGYAINPARDLGPRIVHALLPSKQKGSSSWQYSWIPVLGPVLAAVVVGLGFMIFK is encoded by the coding sequence ATGTCAGCACAAAGTATTATATTAACAGAGTTATTTGGAACAATGCTTTTAGTTATTTTAGGTAATGGTATTGTAGCAAACGTCGTTTTAAAAGGAACCAAAGGACAGAATGCAGGTTGAATCTCAATTACTGCTGGATGAGGATTTGCAGTTTTTGTAGCAGCAATGATCTCAAGTGCTCTTGGTGGGGTTGCTCATTTAAACCCTGCAGTTACAATTATGAGTGCAATCGCATCAAAAAGTAGTAATTGAGGACTTAATTCAAGTGCAAGCAAGCTAAATGGAGCAGGATTATTTTTTATAGTTTTAGCTGTTCAATTTGTTGGTGCAATTTTAGGTCAAATTATTGTTGATCTTTTATACTTAAACCATATTAAATTAACAAGACAAGATAATGATTTTCAAAATAAAATTTTAGCTATACACTCAACAGGACCAACACAAAGATCAATTTTTTTGAACCTTTTAATGGAATTTGTTGGAACAGTCGTTTTATTATTAGCAATTATTGGTGTTGGAAAAATCCCTGGGTTCACAGCTATTGGACCACTAGCAGTAGGATTAGCTGTGTTTTCAATCGGTTTATCACTTGGAGGAACTACAGGTTATGCAATTAATCCTGCTCGTGATCTAGGACCAAGAATTGTTCATGCGTTATTACCATCTAAACAAAAAGGAAGTTCAAGCTGACAATATTCTTGAATTCCAGTATTAGGACCAGTTCTAGCAGCTGTTGTTGTTGGATTAGGTTTTATGATTTTTAAATAA
- the hpt gene encoding hypoxanthine phosphoribosyltransferase: protein MYNLKNIKEILFTKQQIEQRIKEVARQVKQYYLDNPPINGPLITIGLLKGCVIFNTEFVLNFDYPIQMDFMAVSSYSGTQSTGAIKIRLDTSLDLTNRDVLIVEDMADTGLTLSKVKEHILYKGANSVKVVTLVDKPNYHTVEFAPDWNCFNIDDYYIVGYGFDCDEDYRNLPYIAIYQPDNN from the coding sequence ATGTACAACTTAAAAAATATAAAAGAGATATTATTTACTAAACAACAAATTGAGCAACGCATTAAAGAAGTTGCCAGACAGGTAAAACAATATTATTTAGACAATCCACCTATTAATGGACCATTAATTACTATCGGACTATTAAAAGGTTGTGTGATTTTTAATACAGAATTTGTTTTAAATTTTGACTATCCGATTCAAATGGATTTTATGGCAGTTTCTTCTTATAGTGGAACTCAATCAACTGGAGCGATCAAAATTAGACTAGATACTAGTTTAGATTTAACTAATCGTGATGTCTTGATTGTTGAAGATATGGCTGATACTGGATTAACTTTAAGCAAAGTTAAAGAACATATTTTATATAAAGGAGCAAATAGTGTTAAAGTTGTAACTTTAGTTGATAAACCAAACTATCATACAGTTGAATTCGCTCCTGATTGAAATTGTTTTAACATTGATGATTATTATATTGTTGGTTATGGTTTTGATTGTGATGAAGATTATCGAAATTTACCATATATTGCAATTTATCAACCTGATAACAACTAA
- the hpt gene encoding hypoxanthine phosphoribosyltransferase codes for MQNLHPLVKRVLFTKDQIQSRVKQVAVEVENYYKNQQLKDNSLLVVGLLKGCAPFFADFCMNCDLTMEMEFMVVSSYCGTTSSKHQPKIILDLQTEAKDRDILLVEDIIDTGATLQYIKQYLIDKGARSVKIITMLDKPEGRVVDIKADWVCFTIEREFVIGYGLDYQEKIRNLPYVAVCDTDKLKDWKW; via the coding sequence ATGCAAAATTTACACCCACTAGTTAAAAGAGTCTTATTTACTAAAGATCAAATTCAATCAAGAGTCAAACAAGTAGCTGTTGAAGTTGAAAACTATTATAAGAATCAACAATTAAAAGATAATTCATTATTAGTTGTCGGTTTGTTAAAAGGGTGTGCACCGTTTTTTGCTGACTTTTGTATGAATTGTGATTTAACAATGGAAATGGAATTTATGGTTGTTTCTTCTTATTGCGGAACAACAAGTTCTAAACATCAGCCAAAGATTATTTTAGATCTACAAACAGAAGCTAAAGATAGAGACATTTTACTTGTTGAAGATATCATTGATACCGGTGCAACTTTACAATACATCAAACAATATCTAATTGATAAAGGCGCAAGGAGTGTAAAAATCATTACCATGCTAGATAAACCAGAAGGAAGAGTAGTTGACATTAAAGCAGATTGAGTATGTTTTACTATTGAACGTGAATTTGTGATTGGTTATGGGTTAGATTATCAAGAAAAAATTAGAAATCTTCCTTATGTAGCAGTTTGTGATACTGATAAATTAAAAGACTGAAAATGATAA
- the ruvX gene encoding Holliday junction resolvase RuvX: MKKVIALDVGSKTIGLAYSSGIIASPLSTIRFDEWDFDQAIEKLAPFLNQYQPEIIVFGYPKNMNNTIGERARMVDHVIELFLKKYSNYSDQQITRIDERRTTAMAKNIMIQAGISRKKQKQNKDGLAAQLILEMYLNTNK; the protein is encoded by the coding sequence ATGAAAAAAGTTATAGCACTAGATGTTGGTTCTAAAACAATCGGTTTAGCTTATAGTAGTGGTATTATAGCCAGTCCGTTATCAACAATTAGATTTGATGAGTGAGATTTTGATCAAGCAATTGAAAAATTAGCACCATTTTTAAATCAGTATCAGCCTGAGATTATTGTTTTTGGCTATCCCAAAAATATGAACAATACTATAGGTGAGCGTGCTAGAATGGTTGATCATGTGATTGAGTTATTTTTAAAAAAATACTCGAATTATTCAGATCAACAAATCACAAGAATTGATGAAAGACGAACTACTGCTATGGCTAAAAACATTATGATTCAAGCTGGAATTTCAAGAAAAAAACAAAAGCAGAATAAAGATGGTTTAGCTGCACAACTAATTTTAGAAATGTATTTAAATACTAATAAATAA
- the eno gene encoding phosphopyruvate hydratase — MSRIEKIIAREILDSRGIPTVEAEVWTEFGGYGCAKAPSGASTGVNEALELRDKDPKRYNGKGVLKAVANVNDIIAPKLVGLDVQDQLTIDRTMIELDGTEFKTKLGANAMLAVSIAIAQAASFELGVPFYKYLGGIQASKLPVPMLNVINGGAHADSAIDFQEFMIMPVGAKTFSEALRWSSETFQALKAILKSKNDITAVGDEGGFAPNFEWAYQNHDLEAFKDKTPAEIALDLLVEAIQKAGYKPGKDGIMIAMDCASSELYLEDQKYHFKKIEKLTNKEWALTTDEMIAYLEKLVDKYPIISIEDGLAETDWQGFSKLTAQIGDRVQIVGDDLFTTNPKFIQQGINSRAANSTLIKLNQIGTLSETIQAITMTQKAGWTAVVSHRSGETEDTTIADLAVAFNTGQIKTGSMSRSDRIAKYNRLLQIESDLGQNAIYDGFTTFYNLKK, encoded by the coding sequence ACTGAGTTTGGTGGTTATGGTTGTGCTAAAGCACCTTCAGGAGCTTCTACTGGAGTTAATGAAGCATTAGAGTTAAGAGATAAAGACCCAAAACGTTACAATGGAAAAGGTGTTTTAAAAGCAGTTGCTAATGTTAATGATATTATTGCACCAAAATTAGTTGGATTAGATGTTCAAGATCAATTAACAATTGATAGAACAATGATTGAATTAGATGGAACTGAATTTAAAACAAAACTAGGAGCAAATGCTATGTTAGCTGTTTCAATTGCAATAGCTCAAGCGGCATCTTTTGAATTAGGAGTACCTTTTTATAAGTATTTAGGTGGAATTCAAGCATCAAAACTTCCTGTTCCAATGCTAAATGTTATTAATGGAGGGGCTCACGCTGATTCAGCAATTGATTTTCAAGAATTTATGATTATGCCAGTGGGAGCAAAAACTTTTAGTGAAGCTCTAAGATGATCATCTGAAACTTTTCAAGCTTTAAAAGCAATCTTAAAATCTAAAAATGATATTACTGCAGTGGGAGATGAAGGTGGATTTGCACCAAACTTTGAATGAGCTTATCAAAACCATGACCTAGAAGCATTTAAAGATAAAACACCAGCTGAAATTGCTTTAGATTTATTAGTTGAAGCAATTCAAAAAGCGGGATACAAACCAGGTAAAGATGGAATTATGATCGCAATGGATTGTGCTTCATCAGAATTATACTTAGAAGATCAAAAATACCATTTCAAAAAAATTGAAAAACTTACAAACAAAGAATGAGCTTTAACAACAGATGAAATGATTGCTTATTTAGAAAAACTAGTTGATAAATACCCAATTATTTCAATTGAAGATGGACTAGCTGAAACTGACTGACAAGGATTTAGTAAGTTAACTGCTCAAATCGGAGACCGAGTACAAATTGTTGGAGATGACTTATTTACTACAAATCCTAAATTCATTCAACAAGGAATTAATAGCAGAGCAGCCAACTCAACTTTAATTAAATTAAATCAAATAGGAACATTATCTGAAACTATTCAAGCAATTACAATGACTCAAAAAGCCGGATGAACAGCAGTAGTTTCACACCGTTCAGGTGAAACTGAAGACACAACTATTGCGGATTTAGCAGTGGCATTTAATACCGGTCAAATTAAAACTGGATCAATGTCAAGAAGTGACCGAATTGCTAAATACAACAGATTATTGCAAATTGAATCTGATCTAGGTCAAAATGCTATTTACGATGGATTTACAACTTTTTATAATTTAAAAAAATAA